In a single window of the Litorilituus sediminis genome:
- a CDS encoding DinB family protein: MLLSFINRRYREGNQVFFPNIVSYWNHILFGDLILLGRLASNEIGKLKIKDFDKFPVPKSRQDIYHNQLPELASLRVQVDDLIDYYCANLSEEDCEKFITYTTTEGDSITKAVADVTQHLFNHQTHHRGQLTCVLSQFGLDYGCMDLPVIVSEGRRT, encoded by the coding sequence TTGCTGCTTAGCTTTATCAATAGACGTTACAGAGAAGGAAACCAAGTCTTTTTTCCTAATATAGTTAGTTATTGGAATCATATTCTTTTTGGGGATCTTATTTTATTAGGTCGCTTAGCTTCAAATGAAATCGGGAAACTGAAAATCAAAGACTTTGATAAATTTCCAGTACCTAAATCCCGTCAAGATATTTATCACAATCAGTTACCTGAACTTGCGAGTTTAAGAGTACAAGTAGATGACTTAATCGATTACTATTGTGCTAATTTATCTGAAGAAGATTGTGAAAAATTTATTACTTACACAACAACAGAGGGCGACTCAATAACTAAGGCAGTTGCAGATGTCACTCAGCATCTATTTAACCACCAAACTCATCATCGTGGTCAACTAACATGTGTGTTAAGTCAATTTGGTTTGGACTATGGCTGTATGGATTTACCTGTTATAGTTTCAGAAGGTCGTCGTACATAA
- a CDS encoding IS3 family transposase (programmed frameshift), translating into MTQRRKPRKYTDEFREEAVKLVTEQGYSVTEAANSLGITTKLLYNWKDKFAKQASGETLSKDERAELVKLRKENKRLLMEREILKKGQRLLCERNEVKFEYIKEQQWRFPISALCNVLKVSRSAYYAWLKRPAKIITPDELRLYRRIKRLFDDSRSSAGARTLMKLLRKEGFNIGIFRVKSLMKLLSLQVKQRVAYKVTTMRKHSHAIADNLLKRKFNPASANQTWAGDITYLRTHQGWMYLAVVMDLHSRRIIGWALSKRMTVDLTMRAMQMAINLRQPKAGLIFHSDRGSQYTSKRYRAQLWANRITPSMSGCGACLDNAVVERFFGSLKNEWLLNVYHLTRESMKIDVEKYIKYYNSVRLHTTLNDMSPIEFESVRRKCAA; encoded by the exons ATGACGCAAAGAAGAAAACCAAGAAAATATACAGATGAGTTCAGAGAAGAAGCTGTAAAGCTCGTTACAGAACAAGGTTATAGCGTAACCGAAGCTGCTAACTCGTTAGGCATTACAACGAAGCTGCTTTATAACTGGAAAGATAAATTTGCTAAGCAAGCTTCAGGCGAAACATTAAGTAAAGATGAAAGAGCTGAGCTGGTTAAGCTTAGAAAAGAAAACAAACGCTTGCTAATGGAGCGTGAAATCCTAAAAAAAG GCCAGCGCCTTCTTTGCGAAAGAAATGAAGTAAAGTTCGAATATATTAAAGAGCAGCAATGGCGCTTTCCAATCAGTGCGCTATGTAATGTTTTAAAAGTGAGTCGCTCAGCCTATTACGCTTGGCTTAAGCGGCCAGCTAAAATCATCACACCAGATGAGCTAAGACTATATCGTCGTATAAAGCGACTATTTGATGATAGCCGAAGCAGTGCTGGTGCCAGAACCTTGATGAAGCTGCTACGCAAAGAAGGTTTTAATATTGGAATTTTCCGAGTAAAAAGTTTGATGAAGTTACTCAGCTTACAAGTAAAACAACGAGTAGCTTACAAAGTGACGACCATGCGAAAGCATAGTCATGCTATTGCAGATAATTTGCTTAAGCGTAAGTTTAATCCAGCTAGCGCTAACCAAACGTGGGCTGGTGATATTACTTACTTGAGAACTCACCAAGGCTGGATGTATCTAGCTGTAGTAATGGATTTACATTCTCGCCGTATTATTGGTTGGGCTTTAAGTAAGCGTATGACCGTTGATTTAACAATGAGAGCTATGCAGATGGCAATTAACCTACGCCAACCCAAAGCAGGCTTAATATTCCATAGCGATAGAGGTTCACAATATACCAGCAAGCGCTATCGAGCTCAGCTATGGGCTAATCGAATTACACCATCCATGAGTGGTTGTGGGGCTTGCTTAGATAATGCTGTAGTTGAAAGGTTCTTCGGAAGCTTGAAAAATGAATGGCTATTAAATGTTTATCACTTAACAAGAGAAAGCATGAAAATCGATGTTGAAAAATACATCAAATACTATAACTCAGTTCGATTACATACGACCTTAAACGATATGTCGCCAATCGAGTTTGAAAGTGTAAGGAGAAAGTGTGCGGCCTAG
- a CDS encoding LysE family translocator, with the protein MSYLEQFFLIAGVHFLAVASPGPDFAIIIKQSVRYNRRIAIYTSLGIAAGIILHVTYSLVGIGLIIASDERLLTGLKYLAAAYFCYIAWHGLRAKKPSQQKLDSQESQKLAQNELLPSAKKAFLTGFLINGLNIKATLFFVSLFSVVVAPQTPIDIKMIYGFYMVIATGAWFIFLSFLLTQEKVRSLLQVKGYLVDRLMGAVLLLLAIQLVISDLN; encoded by the coding sequence ATGTCGTACTTAGAACAATTCTTTTTAATCGCAGGTGTGCACTTTCTTGCTGTTGCCAGCCCTGGGCCTGATTTTGCCATAATTATTAAACAAAGCGTTCGATATAATCGCCGTATAGCTATTTATACCAGTTTAGGTATTGCCGCAGGTATTATTTTGCATGTGACTTATTCACTGGTCGGCATTGGTCTTATTATTGCCAGTGATGAACGTTTACTCACTGGGTTAAAGTACTTAGCAGCGGCTTATTTTTGCTATATTGCTTGGCATGGTCTTCGTGCTAAGAAACCAAGCCAACAGAAACTTGATAGCCAAGAAAGTCAAAAACTAGCTCAAAATGAACTGCTACCAAGTGCTAAAAAAGCATTTTTAACCGGATTTTTAATAAACGGTTTGAATATTAAAGCGACATTGTTTTTTGTTAGCTTATTTTCAGTGGTGGTCGCGCCGCAAACGCCTATTGATATTAAAATGATCTATGGGTTTTATATGGTTATTGCCACAGGCGCTTGGTTTATTTTTCTTTCATTTTTACTTACCCAAGAAAAAGTTCGCTCGTTATTACAAGTAAAGGGCTATTTAGTTGATAGACTAATGGGAGCGGTTTTATTGCTGCTTGCAATTCAGTTGGTTATTAGTGACTTAAACTAA
- a CDS encoding NTF2 fold immunity protein produces the protein MKTPEELVKSFISDYEKWNNESCANYKNDKINGMKNATNNYQLLIDKYCVSTLSPQGVAFGSESTHSLEQEKIVESSKKGNQAIIHSQHKDIHDFVSTYEYHLKVIDGCWRLTSVLYVDNDGKYECL, from the coding sequence GTGAAAACACCGGAAGAGTTGGTTAAGTCATTTATTTCTGATTACGAAAAATGGAACAACGAGTCATGTGCCAATTATAAAAATGACAAAATCAATGGAATGAAAAATGCGACAAATAATTATCAACTGCTCATAGATAAGTATTGCGTCTCTACACTTAGCCCACAGGGAGTTGCATTTGGCTCAGAGTCTACGCACAGCTTGGAGCAGGAAAAAATTGTAGAAAGTTCTAAAAAAGGTAACCAAGCAATAATTCACTCTCAACATAAAGATATTCATGACTTTGTGTCTACTTATGAATACCACTTGAAAGTTATCGATGGTTGTTGGAGATTAACTTCTGTTTTATATGTTGATAATGATGGAAAATATGAGTGCTTGTAG
- a CDS encoding glucosaminidase domain-containing protein: MKIRGLIKVLLVGFLLVGLAAPFTFMPPPEYKAPLKTTTSDLAKSEQKAVAVKKPKTIKEKPLHDVKLPDFASIRDIATKKKRFFDFIQPAVAKQNQRLLQTRQKLEYWLEQITLEIGLTETEQAELAKLAKRYRVNKHSSTLQKIDELLERVDIIPESLVLVQAANESAWGTSRFARIGLNFFGIWCYQPKCGMVPNGRNEGAKHEVAAFDSVDDAVKGYFRNINTHNAYMVFRSIRSQLRAHNQPLDAEILATGLLPYSERGAHYVLDITDMLRHNQRFFAYEDTSTHLSD; this comes from the coding sequence ATGAAGATTCGTGGATTAATTAAGGTTTTATTAGTAGGCTTTTTATTGGTTGGCTTAGCTGCGCCATTTACTTTTATGCCACCGCCAGAATATAAAGCACCACTTAAAACGACTACCTCAGATTTAGCAAAAAGTGAGCAAAAGGCTGTGGCGGTTAAAAAGCCAAAAACCATTAAAGAAAAGCCGCTTCACGATGTCAAATTGCCTGATTTTGCTTCGATTAGGGATATCGCAACGAAGAAAAAGCGTTTCTTTGATTTTATTCAACCGGCTGTGGCGAAACAAAACCAGCGATTATTGCAAACTCGTCAAAAGTTAGAATATTGGTTAGAGCAAATTACTTTAGAGATTGGTTTGACTGAAACAGAACAAGCTGAATTGGCAAAGTTGGCAAAACGATATCGGGTAAATAAACATAGTTCTACCTTGCAGAAAATTGATGAGCTGTTAGAGCGAGTTGATATTATTCCTGAGTCGCTTGTATTGGTACAGGCTGCCAATGAATCAGCATGGGGAACCTCACGTTTTGCGAGAATTGGTTTAAACTTTTTTGGTATTTGGTGTTATCAACCTAAGTGCGGCATGGTACCCAATGGCCGTAACGAAGGGGCAAAACATGAAGTTGCTGCGTTTGATAGCGTAGATGATGCGGTTAAGGGTTATTTTCGAAATATCAACACACATAACGCCTACATGGTGTTTAGAAGTATTCGCTCGCAGTTAAGAGCGCATAATCAACCGCTTGATGCAGAAATTCTGGCGACAGGTTTATTACCGTATTCAGAGCGCGGTGCTCATTATGTGTTAGATATTACGGATATGTTGCGTCACAATCAGCGCTTCTTTGCCTATGAGGATACTAGCACTCACTTAAGTGATTAA
- a CDS encoding MFS transporter: MNKNIFLLWQGQLISQLGMQAYTIAMMFWLMENTGSSFLMSLILTLSILPSVIFGPIAGVIADQFSRKNILIVTDLIRGMSVLLLSVMIFGEYESQFIIVMLFATVSIVNGISKAFFQPAVDAFIPDLVTSNKLSKTVAFFQSTTQCTTIIGQALGGILYRALGAPILLLLDAISYFISAFSESFIKYDAKEHKKISGIANKYKQHKADLMDGLSYVNSCKGMLQTMIFASSINFFIAPVMLLLPFYVTGQLLEEAHWYGYLLAVMALGSILGYWLSATINVRGNRRTMVMFLSMLLFSCSLMLFSQTISPKIALISLFISGLSLGIFNLQATTLFQKNTPTEFRGRVMSLLMTISSGLLPLGLLIGGGLGAVTNNNTQLIFSVCSIGIAVLTITTSLNSSLRSYLFNHEEIAPRKA; the protein is encoded by the coding sequence TTGAATAAAAATATTTTTCTTTTGTGGCAGGGACAACTAATAAGTCAACTCGGGATGCAAGCCTATACCATAGCAATGATGTTTTGGCTTATGGAAAATACAGGCTCATCATTTTTAATGAGCCTTATATTAACATTATCGATATTACCCAGTGTTATATTCGGACCAATTGCAGGTGTAATTGCAGACCAATTCTCCCGAAAAAATATTCTCATAGTTACAGATCTTATTCGAGGTATGTCAGTGCTTTTGCTATCGGTAATGATTTTCGGTGAATATGAAAGTCAGTTTATTATTGTTATGCTGTTTGCCACAGTCTCAATAGTCAATGGAATATCAAAGGCTTTTTTTCAACCAGCTGTAGATGCTTTTATTCCTGATTTAGTTACAAGTAACAAGCTATCTAAAACTGTTGCTTTTTTTCAGTCAACTACACAATGTACTACAATAATCGGTCAAGCTTTGGGCGGTATTCTTTACCGTGCTTTAGGTGCACCAATCTTACTTCTACTTGATGCTATTTCATATTTTATATCAGCTTTTAGTGAATCATTTATCAAATATGATGCCAAAGAGCATAAAAAAATAAGTGGTATTGCCAATAAGTATAAGCAGCATAAAGCTGATTTAATGGACGGGTTAAGTTATGTGAACAGTTGTAAAGGTATGCTACAAACGATGATATTCGCCTCATCGATAAATTTTTTCATTGCTCCAGTTATGCTTCTTTTACCTTTTTATGTTACAGGGCAATTACTCGAAGAGGCTCACTGGTATGGTTATTTACTTGCTGTAATGGCATTGGGAAGTATTTTGGGGTACTGGCTATCAGCAACTATTAATGTACGAGGAAACCGTAGAACTATGGTGATGTTTCTTTCAATGCTTTTATTTTCATGTAGTCTAATGTTATTTAGCCAGACTATATCCCCAAAAATAGCATTAATTAGTTTGTTTATTTCGGGATTAAGTTTAGGGATTTTTAATTTACAGGCAACAACATTATTCCAAAAAAACACACCAACAGAGTTTCGTGGTCGGGTTATGAGCCTTTTAATGACTATATCCAGTGGGTTGCTACCTTTAGGTTTATTAATTGGTGGTGGTTTAGGAGCTGTCACTAATAATAATACTCAGTTGATTTTTAGCGTTTGTTCTATAGGTATCGCAGTGCTAACAATAACAACGAGTTTAAATTCAAGTCTAAGAAGTTATTTGTTTAATCACGAAGAAATTGCACCAAGGAAAGCCTAA
- a CDS encoding ABCB family ABC transporter ATP-binding protein/permease, whose product MRRSSYPDQEVTSINWSAFKLILPYLFEFKKRIFFAMLCLVLTKVASVYLPFILKDIVDTLDANANIEASKRVAILVPFGLVGAYGLVRLSIVLFAEIRDTLFGRVTERAIRRISLNVFRHLHRLDLDFHLNRQTGGLSRDIDRGTSGISFLMRFMVFNIVPTLLEIIMVISILFINYGILFALITLASILAYVAFSVYATERRTRYVREANQADSSSNTRAIDSLLNYETVKYFTNEDYEANSYDKQLATWEQAKIKNRLSLFALNGGQAFIIAMAMTSMLALAAYQVSHEKMTLGDFVLINAFMMQLFMPLNFLGFVYREIKGSLANIENMFGLLDRKPKVEDDENAAQLVIKQGQIEAKRLSFHYQQDREIIKDISFKVNAGEKVAIVGKSGSGKSTLVKLLFRFYDVTQGEIRVDGQNIKEVSQQSLRQHIGIVPQDTVLFNDTLFANIQYGNPSASKEAVQQAIEMAHLTEFIDSLPQKEQTVVGERGLKLSGGEKQRVAIARTILKNPSILIFDEATSSLDSQSEQAILSAINEVAKDRTSIVIAHRLSTIVDADNIIVMQQGEIVEQGNHQALLNQKGLYATMWQLQQSE is encoded by the coding sequence ATGCGTCGCAGTAGTTATCCTGATCAAGAAGTCACCTCAATCAATTGGTCCGCCTTTAAGTTGATATTGCCTTATTTATTTGAGTTTAAAAAGCGTATCTTTTTTGCCATGTTATGTTTGGTTTTAACCAAAGTAGCCAGTGTATATTTACCCTTTATTTTAAAGGATATTGTTGACACCTTAGATGCGAATGCAAATATTGAGGCAAGCAAGCGTGTTGCTATTCTTGTGCCATTTGGCTTGGTGGGTGCTTATGGCTTAGTTCGTTTATCTATCGTGCTTTTTGCTGAAATTAGGGATACCTTATTTGGCCGCGTTACTGAGCGTGCCATTAGGCGTATTAGTTTAAATGTATTTCGACACTTACATCGTTTAGATCTTGATTTTCATTTAAATAGACAAACTGGCGGCTTGTCGCGAGATATCGATAGAGGCACGTCTGGGATCAGTTTTCTCATGCGTTTTATGGTATTTAATATTGTGCCAACATTATTAGAAATCATTATGGTGATCAGCATATTGTTTATTAACTACGGCATCTTATTCGCGCTGATAACATTAGCTTCCATTTTAGCTTATGTTGCTTTTTCTGTGTACGCCACAGAGCGTAGAACGCGTTATGTCCGTGAGGCTAATCAAGCGGATTCATCAAGTAATACTCGCGCTATTGATAGTTTACTCAACTACGAAACCGTTAAATATTTCACCAATGAAGATTATGAAGCTAACAGTTATGACAAACAGTTGGCAACATGGGAGCAGGCCAAAATTAAAAACAGATTGTCTTTGTTTGCTTTAAATGGCGGACAAGCCTTTATTATTGCGATGGCGATGACGTCTATGTTGGCGCTTGCTGCTTATCAAGTGAGTCATGAAAAAATGACCTTAGGTGATTTTGTTTTGATCAATGCTTTTATGATGCAACTTTTTATGCCGCTTAATTTCTTAGGCTTTGTCTATCGTGAAATTAAAGGCTCGTTAGCCAACATAGAAAATATGTTTGGCTTGCTTGATAGAAAACCTAAGGTTGAAGATGATGAAAATGCGGCACAATTAGTGATTAAACAAGGGCAAATTGAAGCTAAGCGTTTAAGTTTTCATTATCAACAAGACAGGGAAATTATTAAAGATATTTCTTTTAAAGTTAATGCCGGTGAAAAGGTGGCTATTGTTGGTAAAAGTGGCTCAGGTAAATCAACCTTAGTAAAATTATTATTTAGATTTTATGATGTTACTCAAGGAGAAATACGTGTTGATGGCCAAAATATTAAAGAAGTTAGCCAACAATCTTTGCGCCAACATATAGGTATTGTGCCACAAGATACTGTGTTATTTAACGATACCTTATTCGCTAACATTCAATATGGTAACCCAAGCGCAAGTAAAGAAGCTGTGCAGCAAGCCATTGAAATGGCGCACCTTACCGAGTTTATTGACAGCTTACCTCAAAAGGAGCAAACCGTCGTAGGTGAGCGCGGCCTTAAGCTATCAGGTGGTGAAAAGCAGCGGGTAGCCATAGCTAGAACTATACTGAAAAATCCCTCTATTCTTATTTTTGATGAAGCCACTTCATCGCTTGATAGTCAATCAGAGCAAGCTATTTTATCAGCGATAAATGAAGTTGCTAAAGATAGAACCAGTATCGTTATTGCTCATCGGCTGTCCACTATTGTTGATGCTGATAATATTATAGTGATGCAACAAGGTGAAATTGTCGAACAAGGTAACCATCAAGCATTGTTAAATCAAAAAGGCTTGTATGCTACCATGTGGCAGCTTCAGCAATCAGAATAA
- a CDS encoding cation:proton antiporter — protein MHDHEIIILTVLLIFVFGLVSKVAENSPISAPMFFVFVGLLLSPLGLGIYHLDITETDSGIIKLVAELTLVIILFVDASFIHLKNLRARLAGLPTRLLLIGLPLTMIFGTLVAMGMFPETSIWLLAMLALILSPTDAALGQAVVKSPAVPCKIRESISAESGLNDGISLPPIFVCLAVIASGAGHISEDDHWLTFMAMQLTLGPLVGAFVGHFGGKLIQYAHDKQWMNEVFQRLTCLSIAILAYAFAESVHGNGFIAAFCAGLFLGVHNELVRERIQEFGETEGQMLTLFVFLIFGLAFVPTLAPYWDLMALFYALLSLTVIRIIPVFICLIGSGLNNYSKLFIAWFGPRGIASILYLLIAIDQIGKQGNEKVFAIIVLTVLLSTFAHGMSAIAMSNKFKTLKN, from the coding sequence ATGCATGATCATGAAATAATAATACTCACTGTACTTCTTATTTTTGTCTTTGGCTTAGTATCTAAAGTCGCTGAGAACTCCCCTATTTCTGCGCCCATGTTCTTTGTCTTTGTCGGTCTATTACTCAGCCCTTTAGGCTTAGGTATTTATCACCTTGATATTACTGAAACCGACTCAGGCATTATTAAACTGGTTGCAGAGTTAACCCTAGTTATTATCTTATTTGTTGATGCCTCTTTTATTCACTTAAAAAACCTAAGAGCTAGATTAGCTGGGTTACCAACTAGGCTACTTCTCATTGGTTTACCGCTGACAATGATCTTTGGCACCTTAGTCGCTATGGGTATGTTCCCTGAAACGAGTATTTGGTTGCTTGCCATGTTAGCGTTAATTTTATCTCCTACAGATGCAGCCCTAGGACAAGCCGTTGTTAAAAGTCCTGCTGTTCCCTGTAAAATAAGAGAGTCAATCAGCGCCGAAAGTGGTTTAAATGACGGTATTTCACTGCCGCCCATATTTGTTTGCCTTGCAGTTATCGCCAGTGGCGCAGGTCACATTTCTGAAGATGATCATTGGCTAACCTTTATGGCAATGCAGCTAACACTTGGCCCGCTTGTGGGTGCATTCGTTGGTCACTTTGGCGGTAAATTAATCCAGTACGCTCATGACAAGCAGTGGATGAACGAAGTATTTCAACGCTTAACCTGCCTTTCTATTGCCATTCTAGCCTATGCCTTTGCTGAGTCTGTTCATGGTAATGGTTTTATTGCAGCTTTTTGCGCGGGGTTATTTCTTGGAGTGCATAATGAGTTGGTCAGAGAAAGAATACAAGAATTTGGTGAAACAGAAGGCCAAATGCTTACCTTATTTGTCTTCTTAATTTTTGGTTTAGCCTTTGTGCCTACTTTAGCCCCTTATTGGGATTTAATGGCACTGTTCTACGCCTTATTAAGCTTAACAGTCATTAGAATAATACCTGTCTTTATCTGCCTCATTGGTAGTGGTTTGAATAACTACAGCAAGCTATTTATCGCTTGGTTTGGCCCTCGAGGGATTGCCTCGATTTTGTACTTACTTATAGCCATTGACCAAATCGGCAAACAAGGAAATGAAAAGGTATTTGCCATCATAGTTTTAACCGTACTACTTAGTACCTTTGCTCATGGCATGAGTGCCATAGCTATGAGCAACAAGTTTAAAACCTTAAAAAATTAG
- a CDS encoding IS110 family transposase yields the protein MKFYTTFHQYYCGIDLHARLLYVCILDKHGNKILHQKIKADPNQLRKLLKPYIGQVVVGVECMHCWYWVSDFCRELNIEFILSHALYMKAIHGGKAKNDKIDSYKIASLIRGGNFPLAYNYPQETRSTRDLLRRRTHIMRHGADLKAHVINTDSQYNLPAQSLNLKNVSAREGLRHHYDDPIVQRMIELDMNILDCYMRELKHVESFIENKAKQHYGALLNIVRTFPGIGQILALTILYEIGDINRFPSVQQFASYSRLVKCKAESAGKVYGTSGNKIGNGYLKWAFSEAAVLYLRGNDKAKRYLAKLQKRMSKGKALSALAHKIGRCVYFMLRDKQVFDEDKFLKG from the coding sequence ATGAAATTCTACACTACTTTTCACCAATATTATTGTGGAATAGATCTACATGCACGACTTTTATACGTTTGTATTCTCGATAAACATGGTAATAAAATTCTTCATCAAAAGATAAAAGCCGATCCTAATCAATTACGAAAACTACTTAAACCTTATATCGGGCAAGTAGTTGTTGGCGTTGAATGTATGCATTGCTGGTATTGGGTCAGTGACTTTTGTCGTGAACTCAATATTGAATTTATTTTAAGTCATGCGCTTTATATGAAAGCTATTCATGGCGGTAAAGCTAAAAATGATAAAATTGATTCCTATAAAATTGCCAGTTTAATACGTGGCGGCAATTTTCCTTTAGCTTATAACTATCCACAAGAAACGCGTTCCACACGTGATTTACTGCGAAGACGAACGCACATCATGCGCCACGGCGCTGACTTAAAAGCCCATGTTATCAATACTGACAGTCAATATAACTTACCTGCTCAATCACTTAATTTAAAAAACGTCAGTGCTAGAGAAGGATTACGTCATCATTATGATGATCCCATCGTGCAACGCATGATTGAACTCGATATGAACATTCTCGATTGTTATATGCGAGAGCTTAAACATGTTGAATCCTTCATCGAAAACAAAGCTAAGCAACATTACGGCGCTCTACTTAATATTGTTCGTACATTCCCTGGTATTGGACAGATACTCGCATTAACCATTCTGTATGAAATAGGTGACATTAACAGGTTCCCAAGTGTTCAACAGTTTGCCTCTTATTCTCGGCTCGTTAAATGTAAAGCAGAATCAGCAGGTAAAGTGTACGGCACCAGTGGCAATAAAATAGGTAACGGCTATTTAAAATGGGCGTTTAGTGAGGCCGCCGTACTTTACCTTCGAGGTAATGATAAAGCGAAACGCTATTTGGCAAAATTACAAAAACGCATGAGCAAAGGTAAAGCGTTATCCGCATTAGCGCATAAAATAGGTCGTTGTGTCTATTTTATGCTACGAGATAAGCAGGTATTTGATGAAGACAAATTTTTAAAAGGTTAA
- a CDS encoding GNAT family N-acetyltransferase, with protein sequence MELRAFEKEDYNLLISWIDSDKLNYQWGGPNFEFPLDLVQISKHCSQVQVFPFIFVVSGQSAGYVELFKVSESHFRICRVFVSDSFRGKGISKHMLAQLVTLAKEKYSANLLSLAVFEQNIVAKNCYELLGFTVTSHENGSRSFDGEVWDLLRMEKRL encoded by the coding sequence ATGGAACTTAGAGCATTTGAAAAGGAAGACTATAACCTGCTTATTAGTTGGATTGACTCGGATAAATTGAATTATCAATGGGGTGGTCCAAACTTTGAGTTTCCATTGGATTTAGTGCAAATATCTAAACACTGTTCTCAAGTGCAAGTGTTCCCTTTTATCTTTGTTGTCTCAGGTCAGAGTGCTGGCTATGTTGAGCTATTTAAAGTGTCAGAGTCGCATTTTAGGATTTGCCGCGTATTTGTCTCAGACAGCTTTCGCGGAAAGGGTATTTCAAAGCACATGCTTGCTCAGTTGGTTACTCTAGCAAAAGAAAAATACAGTGCTAATTTATTATCGTTGGCTGTATTTGAACAAAACATAGTTGCGAAAAATTGCTATGAATTGCTTGGTTTTACCGTGACATCGCATGAAAATGGCTCTCGCTCTTTCGACGGAGAGGTTTGGGATCTTTTACGCATGGAAAAACGGTTATAA
- a CDS encoding DUF1415 domain-containing protein: MHSEENNVVAATKAWLQQIIIGLNFCPFAKKEFVNNTICYHVSSHKKQKAALLEFVEQCQLLADDNSIETTLLIYQDGFRDFNSYLDLVDNANDLLIAQGFEGVFQLASMHPEYCFADEDFDDASNYTNRSPYPIIHIIREESMARVLSVYKNPEEIPENNIALAQQKGSEYFKRILENIHHKHS, from the coding sequence ATGCACAGTGAAGAAAATAACGTTGTTGCTGCAACCAAAGCTTGGTTGCAGCAAATTATTATTGGTTTGAACTTTTGCCCATTTGCTAAAAAAGAATTCGTTAACAACACAATTTGTTATCACGTTTCTAGCCATAAAAAACAAAAAGCCGCTTTATTAGAGTTTGTTGAACAATGTCAGTTGCTAGCTGATGACAACAGCATCGAGACAACTTTACTTATTTATCAAGATGGCTTTCGGGATTTTAATAGCTACTTAGATTTAGTCGATAATGCCAATGATTTACTGATAGCGCAGGGCTTTGAAGGTGTTTTTCAGCTAGCGAGTATGCATCCAGAGTATTGCTTTGCCGACGAAGACTTTGATGATGCCAGTAATTATACTAACCGATCACCATATCCCATTATTCATATTATTCGTGAAGAGAGTATGGCGCGAGTATTATCGGTTTATAAAAATCCGGAAGAAATTCCTGAAAATAATATTGCTTTAGCACAACAAAAAGGCAGTGAATATTTTAAGCGTATACTTGAAAATATTCACCATAAGCACAGTTAA